Part of the Lolium rigidum isolate FL_2022 chromosome 6, APGP_CSIRO_Lrig_0.1, whole genome shotgun sequence genome, GCCACTTCCTACGTCTCTGGGGCGCCGGAGACAAGCCGAGAGAGAGATACTAGTTGCATATCCGGCCTAGATTCCCATCGGTGTTACTAAATTAGGAACACTCCTTAGCTACCGCCACTCTCAACCTCTCCATGGCCTCCTCCATTGCATGCCTTCGCCGGTGAGAAACAAGTCCGAAGCCATGATCCATATATATCCGAATCCTCTTCTTTTCAACACAGTAGACAGCAGCAACCACTAGCTTCGACGACGCTGCCCCGCACCACCGGCCGCATGGATTGCTTCTCCGAGGCTGAAGGGAAGAGGTCGCATGACCCCTTGTACTGCAACACCGGTGCGCTGCCAGCCACCGGCTTCCCGGTGGGATTCACCGATAAGCTCGTGGTGATCGTAGGTGCAGGCCCGGCAGGCTTGGCGACGGCAGCGCTGCTCGGACTGGCTGGTGTGCCTTATGTGCTGATCGAGAGGTGCAACTGCATCGGCTCACTATGGCGGCACCGCACATACGACAGGTTatgtctccatctccccaagaaattCTGTGAGCTTCCGCTCATGCCCTTCCCGCTGGACTTCCCCACTTACCCAACGAGGGAGCAGTTTCTTGAGTATCTGGAGTCCTACGCGACGACGTTCGGCATCGAGCCAAAGTTTCGGGAGGCAGTTATCAGCGCTGAATTCAATGGGGACTCCTGGTGGGTTCGCACAAAGGGGGTCACCTCGCTGGCAAGCGGCGGCGAGCAGCCCAAGCTCGCCGGAAACGTAAACATGTACCGCTGCAAGTGGCTTGTAGTGGCCACCGGAGAGAACGCCGAGCCGGTGGTTCCGGAGATCGAAGGCAGCGCAAGGTTCAAGGGACAACTCATGCACTCCAGCGACTACCGCAGCGGTGAAGGATATGCTGACAAGCGCGTGCTCGTCGTCGGCTGTGGCAACTCCGGTATGGAAGTGTCTCTCGATCTCTCCAACCACAATGCGCGTGCGTCCATGGTTGTCCGTGACAAGGTGAGAATATTTTTTTGCAATTCAATATAGATCATAACGATGTCAGTAAACATGACCCTGTTTTCTATCTAAAAGTCACTTAGATAGGTTGAGACACGGAATATGATTTTGAGAATATTATGTAATGCAAATATATATCCAGCTAGATTTCCACCACATTACACGACTGTGTACAAACTTCTAAGTTAACCTCTTAGGATATATAGTTGGTTTTATTTTTTGTAAATGATTATTCATGCTAGAACGTGAGCACTAATTTGTGTAGTTTTGAATACTATTATGAGACATGTACCTTTGATTTTGTTTTACTTTAACTCTTTGAGAATAGACTCTATATCATCCATA contains:
- the LOC124668203 gene encoding indole-3-pyruvate monooxygenase YUCCA4-like, giving the protein MDCFSEAEGKRSHDPLYCNTGALPATGFPVGFTDKLVVIVGAGPAGLATAALLGLAGVPYVLIERCNCIGSLWRHRTYDRLCLHLPKKFCELPLMPFPLDFPTYPTREQFLEYLESYATTFGIEPKFREAVISAEFNGDSWWVRTKGVTSLASGGEQPKLAGNVNMYRCKWLVVATGENAEPVVPEIEGSARFKGQLMHSSDYRSGEGYADKRVLVVGCGNSGMEVSLDLSNHNARASMVVRDKVHVLPREMLGRSTFGMSVWLLKWLHVQTVDRILLMMSRVIIGDTTRIGITRPRIGPMELKAVSGKTPVLDVGTIAKIKSGNIQVFPGMRRFHDHDVEFIDGRIESFDVVILATGYRSNVPYWLKDKDFFSEKDGFPKKSNEWKGKNGLYAAGFSKRGLLGVSMDAMNISEDIVQQWRDMRMEDVREIMSNRRATCPV